The genome window GCCGCGGTGATGCTCAACACTATGAATCTGGTCGGCTCGACGTGAGAGCCAGATCGTCGAGGCGCCTGAGCCGTACTCGAACACCCGAATCGGGCGCTTGCGAGCAGCAAGCCAGCCGTCGACGGACTGGATGGCGTCGTAGGTCCACCACGGCACATCGAGCTTTGCCATGGCGACCGAGTCATAGACCTTGGTGAGGCTGTGGCGCCAATGCGCCCAACGGTCGGAGATCGGCGGCACGGTCTCGGCGGCGACGCCCGTCTTCACCATGCCCCGGCCGATGGCCTTCATCGAGTGTGCATAGGCCTGCTTCGCCAGGGACAGCGGCGAGTGACCGGAGGTTGACATCGGATCCCCTAGGGAGTTCGGCGAGCAGCGTGCAGAGACTAGCCTCAGTCGAACCGCGCCCGGATGCGTTCGGCGACGAAGTCGGGAACGAAGGCTGAAATGTCGCCGCCGAAGGCAGCGACCTCCTTGATCAGCGAGGACGAGACGAACGCGTTCGCGACGGCGCCCGGCAGGAAGACGGTCTCGACCCCGGTGAGGTGGGCGTTCATCTGCGCCATGGGGAGCTCATACTCGTAGTCGGTCGCGCCGCGCAGGCCCTTCACGATCGCGACGGCCCCGATCTCGCGGCAGAAGTCGACGATCAGGCCCTCGAACCCGGCGACGCTGACGTTGGGGAACGGTGCCACCGCCTGCCGGAGGATCTCGAGCCGCTCCTCGGGTGCGAACATCCGCGACTTCGAGACGTTGGTGCCGGTGGCGACGACGACCTCGTCGAAGAGGCCCGCCGCGCGCTCGATGATGTCGAGGTGGCCGTTGGTGACCGGGTCGAAGGAGCCGGGGCAGACGGCGCGCCTTGTCATGGCCTGAACCCTAATCGGGTCAGTCCGCCTCCGGCGCCGTGGCGTACCAGAGCGTGGTCTCGCCGTACTTCTTCTGCCGCCACGACTCGAAGCCGTCGGGCCAGGTGGGCTCCGCGCTGCGCTTGGCGCGCTCGACGATGACGAGCCCGCCGCGCACGACCCAGCCGTGCTGCACGAGCAGCGCCAGGTCCGCCTCCACCTCAGCGTCGGTCAGCGGATACGGCGGGTCGGAGAAGACGATGTCGTACGGCGCCTGGGGCGGCGTCCAGAGCGCGTGGGCCACCGACGTGGCGACGACGTTGGCCTTCACGAAGCCGATCTCGCGGGCGTTGTCGGCGATCAGCGCCGCGGTGCGACGGTCGGACTCGACGAGCGTCACCACGCCCGCACCTCGGGACCAGGCCTCGAGGCCGACTGCGCCGGAGCCGGCGTACAGGTCGAGGAACCGGAGGCCCTGCAGCGATCCGCACCACGACTCGATGGCGGAGAAGAGTGCCTCACGCACCCGGTCGCTGGTGGGTCGGGTCGCCGACCCGTTCGGCGTCCTCAGCCGCCGCCCCCCGGCGGCGCCTCCGATGATGCGCGTCATGAACGCTCCAGATAGTCCGCCTCGGCGGACCGCTCGATCTCCCCCACCGCCCGAGCCAGCAGCGGAACCTCCTGCAGCTCGGGATCATCGTCGAGGAGCGAGGCGGCAGCCGCACGGGCCTCGACGATGGTCCGCTCGTCGCGGAGTACACGAAGATTCTGCAGGCTCGACCTGCCACCGGACTGACTGGCCCCCAGGATGTTGCCCTCGCGACGCAGCTCGAGGTCGATCCGGCTGAGCTCGAAACCGTCGGTCGTCGAGGCCACGGCTTCGAGCCGCTCGCGACCCGGAGCCTCGGCGTCGCCGTGGGTGACGAGGAGGCAGAGCCCCGGCAGCCCGCCTCGGCCGACCCGGCCACGCAACTGGTGGAGCTGCGAGACGCCGAACCGCTCGGCGTCGAGGATCACCATCGCCGTCGCGTTGTGTACGTCGACACCCACCTCGATCACGGTGGTGGAGACGAGCACGTCGATCTCACCGGCCGCGAAGGCGCGCATCGTCCGCTCCTTGACGTCGGCCGGGAGCTGGCCGTGGAGCGGTGCGATCCGCAGGCCCTTGAGCGGGCCGTCGGTCAGGCGGGCCAGCACCTCCTCGACCGCCTCGAGCGGTCGTGCCGGAAGGACGGGGTTGCCGTCCTCGTCGATGTCGACGGCCTCCATCCACATCTGCTCCGGGGTGGTGCCGTTGATCCGCGGCGCGACGACGTAGGCCTGGTGGCCCTTGGTCACCTCCTCGCGGACGCGCTCCCAGATCCGTCCCTCCCACGTGGGGTGCTCCGCCAGTGGCACGAGGGTGGTCTGGATCGGCGCCCTTCCTGCCGGAAGGCCTGCGAGCGTGGAGACCTCGAGGTCCCCGAAGACCGTCATCGCGACGGTGCGCGGGATGGGGGTGGCGGTCATGACGAGCGTGTGCGGCATCGCCATCGCCTGGTCGGCCAGCGCGGCGCGCTGCTCCACCCCGAAGCGGTGCTGCTCGTCGACGACCACGAGGCCGAGGTCGAAGAACTCCACCGTGTCCTGGAGCAGCGCGT of Nocardioides sp. Kera G14 contains these proteins:
- the coaD gene encoding pantetheine-phosphate adenylyltransferase produces the protein MTRRAVCPGSFDPVTNGHLDIIERAAGLFDEVVVATGTNVSKSRMFAPEERLEILRQAVAPFPNVSVAGFEGLIVDFCREIGAVAIVKGLRGATDYEYELPMAQMNAHLTGVETVFLPGAVANAFVSSSLIKEVAAFGGDISAFVPDFVAERIRARFD
- the rsmD gene encoding 16S rRNA (guanine(966)-N(2))-methyltransferase RsmD, whose amino-acid sequence is MTRIIGGAAGGRRLRTPNGSATRPTSDRVREALFSAIESWCGSLQGLRFLDLYAGSGAVGLEAWSRGAGVVTLVESDRRTAALIADNAREIGFVKANVVATSVAHALWTPPQAPYDIVFSDPPYPLTDAEVEADLALLVQHGWVVRGGLVIVERAKRSAEPTWPDGFESWRQKKYGETTLWYATAPEAD